A window from Sphingobacterium hotanense encodes these proteins:
- a CDS encoding PA0069 family radical SAM protein encodes MATEFIQGRGAQENVSNIFFKQCYSKDIIEGIDEWEEEKPQTHFTIVHPKSFVNKVTSPDVGMEYSANPYQGCEHGCIYCYARNSHQYWGYSAGLDFETKIMVKANSVKLFREFISRKSWTGMPISLSGNTDCYQPLERKFQLTRGILKTASQYGQPVSIITKNSLILRDADIISELANRNLCVVYISINSLTEDTRLKLEPRTVTAKQRLHVIESLSKLGVPVGIMCAPVIPGLTDHEIPKVLQAAANAGAKWAGYTTVRLNGEIGQIFENWLHKAYPDRANKIWHSIQSCHNGKVNDSEFGNRMKGTGQLAQMIKDSFRMHCKRNNLNVEHFEFDCSQLVKKTDQQLKLF; translated from the coding sequence ATGGCTACTGAATTTATTCAAGGTCGTGGTGCACAGGAGAATGTATCGAACATCTTCTTTAAACAGTGCTATAGTAAAGATATTATTGAGGGGATCGATGAATGGGAAGAGGAAAAGCCGCAAACTCACTTTACGATCGTACATCCCAAGAGTTTCGTAAATAAGGTGACAAGCCCCGATGTGGGCATGGAATATTCAGCCAATCCCTATCAGGGTTGCGAGCATGGATGCATCTATTGCTATGCGCGCAATTCTCATCAGTACTGGGGATACAGCGCCGGTTTGGATTTCGAAACTAAAATCATGGTGAAAGCGAATAGCGTCAAGTTATTCCGTGAATTTATCAGCCGTAAATCTTGGACAGGTATGCCTATATCGCTTTCCGGCAATACAGACTGCTACCAACCCTTAGAGCGGAAATTCCAATTAACTCGTGGAATTTTAAAGACTGCAAGCCAATATGGCCAGCCGGTAAGCATTATTACAAAGAACAGCTTGATCCTGCGCGATGCTGATATCATCAGCGAGCTTGCCAATCGGAATCTATGCGTGGTCTACATTTCCATCAATTCATTAACAGAAGATACGCGATTGAAGCTCGAACCTAGGACGGTAACTGCTAAACAGCGCTTACATGTGATCGAGTCGCTTTCCAAGCTTGGAGTGCCCGTAGGCATCATGTGTGCTCCTGTGATCCCTGGATTAACAGATCATGAGATCCCTAAAGTTCTGCAAGCAGCAGCCAATGCTGGGGCGAAATGGGCCGGTTATACGACCGTGCGATTAAATGGTGAAATCGGACAGATATTCGAGAATTGGCTACATAAGGCTTACCCCGATCGCGCAAATAAGATTTGGCACAGCATCCAAAGTTGCCATAATGGAAAGGTCAATGATAGCGAGTTCGGAAATCGGATGAAAGGAACGGGTCAACTGGCGCAAATGATAAAAGATAGTTTCCGTATGCACTGCAAACGCAATAATTTGAACGTAGAGCATTTTGAGTTCGACTGTTCACAACTCGTTAAAAAGACTGACCAGCAGCTTAAATTATTCTAA
- a CDS encoding sensor histidine kinase: MFWKKSNNKQSQESKDLWLPIGAAQSFSISELDTELLDLFEKKEKTLETKERFTNWFKQTENLSRDSMHRISEEIALLEYYISLWSMLHPEEQHVKVDFNIADPSLQVNALLFLPLVQNALTNGYNTMPEHPIKIRLSSTTNQIKLEVSNHVNHYLKDQSDNDYINFLQDRLKFHYPDKHNLFINSNSMLFKVVMILDVRH; encoded by the coding sequence ATGTTTTGGAAAAAAAGCAATAATAAGCAGTCGCAAGAATCAAAGGATTTGTGGTTGCCTATTGGTGCAGCGCAGTCGTTTTCTATCAGCGAACTCGATACTGAACTCTTGGATTTGTTTGAAAAGAAAGAGAAAACATTGGAAACGAAAGAGCGCTTTACTAATTGGTTTAAACAGACAGAAAATCTCTCTAGAGACAGCATGCATAGAATATCGGAAGAAATAGCGCTCTTGGAATATTATATCTCTTTATGGAGTATGCTTCATCCAGAAGAGCAGCATGTTAAAGTTGATTTTAATATCGCAGATCCGTCTTTACAGGTTAATGCGTTACTTTTCCTCCCACTGGTTCAAAATGCGCTGACAAACGGTTATAATACGATGCCTGAGCATCCAATTAAAATTCGCTTAAGCAGTACAACTAATCAAATAAAGCTGGAAGTTAGCAATCATGTCAATCACTACCTAAAAGATCAGTCCGATAACGACTATATTAACTTCCTTCAAGACCGCTTAAAATTTCATTACCCCGATAAGCACAATCTATTCATCAATAGTAATAGTATGCTGTTCAAGGTGGTAATGATTTTAGATGTTAGACATTAG
- a CDS encoding ISAon1 family transposase N-terminal region protein: MQEAERKLLSLLMPEGLLEYFQILEVDQVDNQLHIYLDELNIAPTGYENSKLESKGFMPSTEISDFPIRGQKVTLHIRRRRWTVLDTGDIITRDWNLVREGARMTTEFGLFLKKIFG; the protein is encoded by the coding sequence TTGCAAGAAGCCGAACGTAAATTACTATCCCTATTGATGCCCGAAGGGCTTTTGGAATACTTCCAGATTTTAGAAGTCGATCAGGTCGACAATCAACTCCATATTTATTTAGATGAACTTAATATTGCTCCGACAGGCTATGAGAACAGCAAGTTGGAGTCAAAGGGGTTTATGCCTTCTACTGAAATTTCAGACTTTCCTATTCGAGGCCAGAAAGTTACGCTACATATCCGCCGTCGTCGCTGGACAGTCTTGGATACCGGAGATATCATCACAAGAGATTGGAACCTAGTGCGTGAGGGCGCTCGAATGACTACGGAATTCGGGCTTTTTTTAAAGAAGATATTTGGATAG
- a CDS encoding AAA family ATPase yields MNIKKYLNQYNLPFEVLVKKYNTDFEKIYQQELSKNWLVPIESKLNWCNEEDRWQIEKVVVKLKSSQTFDSGDIDLLSTFVSKINSIVRIGNRLNNFKQGTVLDNNDQLDLVDFFNEISLTDSLKGFKGRLNSNLRAFLPHMFSVIKHCQDHTKYPIYYKFWKQISKEVLLLNDDYDSICEFYTSFPLDNRTTKFGAYYGLIATKLIEDFNVLDDSDREKIIKYLKDKVINLDEYRVLMDNIPNTTTLNENKKYWLYQPGEDARLWQTYLNEEIIGLGWDDLGDLANYDSKDAIVKALQTIYKTDSSKKNDATANWDFYNTMEVGDIIIVKKGKRKLLGYGEVVSDYYYDADRDEYTSIRDVKWIKSGEWNVDFDLVLKTLTNITQYDAEISKGQKYYEYLLSIMSDTNKLQDNKLVNLLKYKKQIILQGPPGTGKTREAKSISKQLISYDEFNKSDMSLIKLGEYFKTKTDKTPFIIKGISESQHYFKVKSDKATNEYTVNFKQIIDCINAKGWNDPTDNWNSHGNSSYLQVLAKAIYDRKVEKLETKYIKLLQFHPSYTYEDFVRGIVSKPNLDGDGVVYEAENKILGEFAKQALDNYIASKQKVVSNTNDDSVFESFIEYIKDEIAQSELHKYDITEAVYLFDADETRFKYKGDNWKAHAKGLNMKFSELRKIIDSEAKERQDIKKMSDLEELTRQHATYFIKIVEKYYDYKGNNKHIYKTEQSVQLKNYVLIIDEINRANLSSVLGELIYALEYRGESVESMYAVDGDNKLVLPPNLYIIGTMNTADRSVGHIDYAIRRRFAFVDVLPKDLSDEKEITFDQALFNQVAKLFDENLSPEFNKKEVQLGHSYFIDKSKEKDGISMSLRLEYEIRPILLEYVKDGVLIGDNIENQIEKLFASI; encoded by the coding sequence ATGAATATTAAGAAATACTTAAATCAATACAATCTCCCTTTTGAAGTATTGGTCAAAAAATACAACACTGACTTTGAAAAAATTTATCAGCAAGAATTATCTAAAAACTGGTTGGTTCCAATAGAAAGTAAGCTTAATTGGTGTAATGAGGAAGATAGATGGCAAATTGAAAAAGTAGTTGTTAAATTAAAGTCATCACAAACTTTTGATTCTGGAGATATTGATTTACTATCAACTTTTGTTTCAAAAATTAATTCTATAGTAAGGATTGGTAATAGATTAAATAATTTTAAACAAGGTACAGTTTTAGATAATAATGATCAACTTGATTTAGTTGATTTTTTTAATGAAATATCTTTAACGGATAGTTTGAAGGGATTTAAAGGTAGATTAAACTCTAACCTTAGGGCATTTTTGCCTCATATGTTCTCTGTGATTAAACATTGCCAAGATCACACTAAATACCCAATATATTATAAGTTTTGGAAACAAATTTCTAAAGAAGTCTTGTTGTTGAATGATGACTATGATTCAATTTGCGAATTTTATACATCATTTCCCTTGGATAATAGGACAACAAAATTTGGTGCTTATTATGGATTAATCGCAACTAAATTAATTGAAGATTTTAACGTTCTTGATGACTCTGATAGAGAAAAGATTATAAAATATTTAAAAGATAAAGTTATAAATCTAGACGAGTATAGAGTTTTAATGGACAATATACCTAATACCACAACTTTGAATGAAAATAAAAAATACTGGTTATATCAGCCTGGAGAAGATGCTCGATTATGGCAAACCTATTTAAATGAAGAAATCATTGGTCTGGGATGGGATGATCTTGGTGATTTGGCTAATTATGATTCAAAAGATGCAATTGTCAAAGCTTTGCAGACAATTTATAAAACTGATTCATCGAAAAAAAATGATGCCACAGCGAACTGGGATTTTTACAATACGATGGAAGTCGGAGATATAATAATCGTTAAGAAAGGTAAAAGAAAGTTACTGGGGTATGGAGAAGTTGTTTCGGATTATTATTATGATGCTGATCGTGATGAATATACTAGCATTAGAGATGTAAAGTGGATAAAATCTGGTGAATGGAACGTAGATTTTGACTTAGTGTTAAAGACTTTGACTAATATTACTCAATATGATGCTGAAATATCAAAAGGTCAAAAGTATTATGAATACCTATTATCAATTATGAGTGATACAAATAAATTGCAAGATAATAAACTAGTTAATCTCTTAAAATATAAAAAACAAATTATACTTCAAGGGCCTCCAGGTACAGGAAAGACTAGAGAAGCGAAAAGCATCTCGAAACAGCTTATATCGTATGACGAGTTTAATAAAAGTGACATGTCTTTGATTAAATTAGGAGAGTATTTTAAAACAAAGACAGATAAAACACCTTTTATTATAAAAGGAATATCAGAAAGTCAGCATTACTTTAAAGTGAAATCCGATAAGGCAACTAATGAATATACAGTTAATTTTAAACAGATAATTGACTGTATCAATGCCAAAGGATGGAATGATCCTACAGATAATTGGAACTCTCATGGAAACTCATCTTATTTACAAGTATTGGCTAAAGCTATATATGATAGAAAGGTTGAGAAATTAGAAACTAAATATATCAAATTGTTGCAGTTTCACCCGAGTTATACGTATGAGGATTTTGTAAGAGGTATTGTTTCTAAGCCTAATTTGGATGGAGATGGTGTAGTTTATGAAGCGGAGAACAAGATTTTAGGAGAATTCGCAAAGCAAGCGCTGGATAATTATATAGCTTCTAAACAGAAGGTAGTTTCAAATACTAATGATGATTCTGTTTTTGAATCTTTTATTGAATATATTAAGGATGAAATAGCTCAAAGTGAGCTTCATAAATATGATATTACAGAAGCTGTATATCTTTTTGATGCAGATGAGACACGCTTTAAATATAAAGGAGATAATTGGAAAGCCCACGCTAAAGGATTAAATATGAAGTTTTCTGAGTTAAGAAAAATTATTGATTCTGAAGCAAAGGAAAGACAAGACATTAAAAAAATGTCTGATTTAGAAGAATTAACTCGTCAACATGCTACGTATTTTATAAAAATTGTAGAGAAATATTATGATTATAAAGGAAATAATAAACATATATATAAAACAGAACAAAGTGTCCAACTAAAAAATTACGTTCTTATAATTGATGAAATCAATCGAGCAAATCTTTCTTCGGTATTAGGAGAATTGATTTATGCCTTAGAGTATAGAGGAGAATCCGTAGAATCTATGTATGCAGTAGACGGTGATAACAAGCTGGTATTACCTCCTAACTTGTATATTATAGGTACGATGAATACCGCAGATCGTTCGGTTGGGCATATAGATTATGCGATACGTCGTCGTTTTGCTTTTGTGGATGTCTTACCAAAGGATTTGTCAGATGAAAAGGAGATTACTTTTGATCAAGCCCTATTTAATCAGGTTGCCAAACTATTTGATGAAAATTTATCCCCAGAATTTAATAAAAAAGAGGTGCAGTTAGGTCACTCTTATTTTATCGATAAGTCTAAAGAAAAGGACGGAATTTCTATGTCTTTGCGCTTAGAATATGAAATTAGACCAATTCTTTTAGAATATGTGAAAGATGGCGTTTTGATAGGTGATAATATCGAAAACCAAATTGAAAAATTATTCGCTTCAATCTAA
- a CDS encoding regulatory protein RecX, with translation MEDQSGKTKVLTPLQAKRKAESYCAYQERAQQEVRDKLYSWGLHSNDVEQIISDLISDNFLNEERFAKAFVLGKFRMKGWGKIKIVQHLKAKRISKPLIQIALREIDLDDYEEKLSELISKKIKVDPSSLTLKEKAKLIRYLQSKGYENDLIFSKIKQ, from the coding sequence ATGGAAGATCAATCGGGAAAAACTAAGGTTCTTACCCCCTTGCAAGCAAAGAGGAAAGCTGAAAGCTATTGTGCGTATCAAGAGCGAGCACAACAAGAAGTCCGCGACAAGCTATATAGCTGGGGGTTACATAGCAATGATGTTGAGCAAATAATTTCAGACCTAATCTCCGATAATTTCCTGAACGAAGAGCGGTTTGCAAAAGCGTTTGTATTAGGAAAATTCAGAATGAAAGGCTGGGGAAAGATAAAAATTGTTCAGCATCTAAAAGCTAAACGAATCTCAAAGCCTCTGATCCAAATTGCGCTCAGGGAAATAGATTTAGACGACTATGAAGAGAAATTATCTGAGTTAATTTCAAAAAAGATTAAGGTAGATCCCTCATCCCTGACTTTAAAAGAGAAAGCAAAGCTGATCAGGTATCTACAATCAAAAGGATATGAAAACGATTTGATATTTTCTAAAATTAAGCAATAG
- a CDS encoding bifunctional UDP-N-acetylmuramoyl-tripeptide:D-alanyl-D-alanine ligase/alanine racemase codes for MYTIDLIREVLELKSYRIADYNQQITELVYDSRKVNQPEHSLFFALTAARDGHDFVNDAYLRGVRSFVVSKNVPFLETLSDVNVLIVADVLDALQRLAVYHRLTFDGTVVGIAGSNGKSVVKEWLFQLLSIDKKVYQSPKSYNSQLGVALSLWNLTTQYDIALIEAGISEPGEMDRLQSLIQPEVGIFTNIGLAHSQHFISKQAKLSEKLKLFQRSNVLIAGSKYVNADQVSSNIKLLQWGEEESDLIQLLSQQPSGKGTELTIKSKDNIHTFEVPFRDKASIENILTCFTAMTYFGYTEPQIIERLQQLRPLEMRLQLKKGIANSSLIDDSYSNDLASLQISLDFLAQQNQHPRKTLILSDMEGLSSSEKLQEKLLGILTRTSLSRMIWVGPDYQWLDKLSTTTIQRFASTEDLLHQLETLNIKDETVLIKGGRAFRFEQIVQRLTLRSHGTVLEINLNALSHNLMHYRAMIPNQVKLMAMVKAFSYGSGSFEVANLLQFSKVDYLTVAFADEGVELRMGGISLPIMVLSPDSDTFQTLLQYELEPEVYSMRFLNQFIDFLKANKREGYKIHVKLDTGMHRLGFLPNEVDELIECLNQHKEVKVQSCFTHLVASGDANQDDFTQQQIDTYTNCVTKLEAGVGYSFIKHVANTSAIVRWPQAHFDMVRLGIGLYGVDMDNGNGLLEKVSTLRTTVTQIKDLPKTETVGYDRKGVLTRDSTIATVKIGYADGYNRKFGNGIGKMKINNQLVPTVGTICMDMCMLDVTDIEVKEGDTVEVFPDIMQASKDIGTIPYELLVNISSRVKRVYYFE; via the coding sequence ATGTATACTATCGATTTAATACGCGAGGTTTTAGAGTTAAAGAGTTATAGAATAGCGGATTATAATCAACAAATTACAGAACTAGTATACGACAGTAGAAAGGTTAATCAACCTGAACATAGCTTGTTTTTTGCGCTTACTGCCGCCCGTGATGGTCATGATTTCGTAAATGATGCTTATCTGCGGGGAGTTCGTAGTTTTGTTGTTTCCAAAAACGTGCCTTTCCTCGAGACACTTTCTGATGTTAATGTGCTGATTGTTGCAGATGTATTAGATGCATTACAACGCCTTGCCGTGTATCATAGGCTAACCTTTGATGGGACGGTGGTAGGAATTGCAGGAAGTAATGGTAAGTCGGTCGTGAAGGAATGGCTGTTCCAATTATTGTCCATCGATAAGAAGGTATATCAGAGTCCGAAAAGCTATAACTCGCAGCTTGGTGTCGCGTTGTCGCTTTGGAATCTAACTACGCAATATGATATAGCATTGATAGAAGCAGGGATTTCAGAACCGGGAGAGATGGACCGCTTACAATCGCTTATACAGCCTGAAGTAGGGATTTTTACTAATATTGGGTTAGCCCATTCGCAACATTTTATTTCGAAGCAAGCTAAACTGTCAGAGAAGTTGAAACTATTTCAACGATCTAATGTGCTTATTGCTGGCTCCAAATATGTTAATGCCGATCAAGTTTCTTCAAATATTAAATTATTGCAGTGGGGAGAGGAAGAGAGCGATTTAATACAATTGTTAAGTCAACAACCATCAGGAAAAGGAACTGAATTAACAATTAAGTCTAAAGATAATATCCACACTTTTGAAGTCCCTTTCAGGGATAAAGCTTCGATCGAGAATATACTGACCTGCTTCACGGCAATGACGTACTTTGGTTATACCGAACCACAGATCATTGAACGGTTGCAGCAGCTAAGACCTTTAGAAATGCGTTTGCAGTTGAAAAAGGGAATTGCTAACAGTTCCCTAATCGATGATTCGTATTCTAATGATTTAGCATCTCTTCAGATATCATTAGATTTTCTTGCGCAGCAAAATCAGCACCCTAGGAAAACGCTTATTCTGTCCGACATGGAAGGCTTGTCTAGCAGTGAGAAGTTGCAGGAGAAGCTTCTAGGCATACTTACTCGAACATCTCTTAGCCGAATGATATGGGTTGGTCCTGATTATCAATGGTTGGACAAGCTATCAACAACAACGATACAGCGCTTTGCAAGTACGGAGGATTTGCTCCATCAGTTAGAGACTTTAAACATCAAGGATGAAACTGTTTTGATCAAAGGAGGGAGGGCGTTCCGTTTTGAACAGATTGTACAGCGATTGACGTTGAGATCCCATGGAACCGTTCTTGAAATTAACCTGAATGCGCTATCGCATAATCTTATGCATTATCGGGCGATGATCCCCAATCAAGTGAAGCTGATGGCTATGGTCAAAGCTTTCTCCTATGGAAGTGGCAGCTTCGAAGTTGCTAATCTGCTGCAGTTCAGCAAAGTCGATTATCTAACAGTAGCTTTTGCTGATGAAGGTGTCGAGTTAAGGATGGGAGGCATCTCATTGCCTATCATGGTGCTGAGTCCAGATAGCGATACTTTTCAGACGCTTCTCCAATACGAGCTAGAGCCCGAGGTTTACTCCATGCGTTTCTTAAATCAATTTATAGACTTCTTAAAAGCCAATAAGCGTGAAGGATATAAGATTCATGTAAAGTTAGATACAGGCATGCATCGATTGGGATTCTTGCCAAATGAAGTTGATGAACTTATCGAGTGCCTGAACCAACATAAGGAAGTTAAAGTACAATCCTGCTTCACCCACTTGGTTGCTTCCGGAGATGCTAATCAAGATGATTTCACCCAACAGCAAATCGATACATATACAAATTGTGTTACCAAATTAGAAGCCGGAGTCGGTTATTCCTTCATCAAGCATGTTGCGAATACATCGGCAATCGTACGCTGGCCGCAAGCGCATTTTGATATGGTGCGCTTAGGAATAGGGCTCTATGGTGTCGATATGGACAACGGAAATGGCCTTTTAGAGAAGGTGAGTACCCTTCGAACAACAGTAACGCAGATAAAAGATTTACCGAAGACCGAGACTGTTGGTTATGATCGAAAAGGCGTGTTAACACGTGACAGTACAATTGCTACTGTTAAAATTGGGTATGCTGACGGATATAATCGTAAATTTGGGAACGGAATTGGAAAAATGAAAATCAATAATCAATTGGTCCCAACTGTAGGTACTATCTGTATGGATATGTGTATGCTAGATGTGACCGATATTGAAGTCAAGGAAGGGGATACCGTGGAGGTATTTCCGGATATCATGCAGGCGTCCAAGGATATTGGCACCATTCCGTATGAACTATTGGTCAATATATCAAGCAGGGTAAAAAGAGTCTATTATTTTGAATAA
- a CDS encoding DUF502 domain-containing protein — MLRKFFQQFFYYLIKGTLVVAPVAGAIFVIVWLVATLDGALNITEHFLEDETGHPLYIPGIGILSVILLLALVGLIFTTLVTAPIRNWMTRTINKIPLFNTLYSSIKDFTEAFVGDAKKFNEPVLVEVNNFGLKKVGFLTQKDLSSIGLAGEVIVYFPYSYSVAGQVAIISADKVHKLNMTATDAMKLAVSGGVSGVEPSKKKDVLEKKQ, encoded by the coding sequence ATGTTGCGTAAATTCTTTCAACAATTCTTTTATTATTTAATCAAGGGAACCTTGGTCGTTGCGCCTGTTGCGGGAGCAATCTTTGTGATTGTGTGGTTAGTCGCTACCCTAGATGGGGCGTTGAACATTACTGAGCACTTCCTAGAAGATGAAACCGGACATCCCCTCTATATTCCAGGGATAGGGATTCTCTCTGTCATTCTTCTGTTGGCACTGGTAGGTCTTATCTTTACTACACTAGTAACGGCGCCGATCCGAAATTGGATGACGCGGACAATCAACAAAATACCATTATTCAATACATTATATTCATCGATCAAAGACTTTACGGAAGCCTTTGTTGGTGATGCTAAGAAATTCAACGAACCTGTACTGGTCGAAGTGAACAACTTCGGCTTGAAGAAAGTGGGATTCTTAACGCAAAAAGATTTGAGCAGCATAGGATTGGCAGGTGAAGTTATTGTTTACTTTCCATATTCCTATTCTGTTGCAGGACAGGTTGCTATCATTAGCGCTGATAAAGTACATAAGTTAAATATGACAGCCACGGATGCGATGAAATTAGCCGTTTCGGGCGGTGTAAGTGGCGTTGAACCTTCAAAGAAAAAAGATGTTTTGGAAAAAAAGCAATAA
- a CDS encoding ISAon1 family transposase encodes MDSYPVSAQLVGLFFQMDGKQLQDQYKNHLSDFHDWDQKPHAESWTLFPENISEHLSIDETSFSNGELYTIVSSKSAKGRKGTILATIKGTQAEDIMAVLERIPLRSRNKVKEVTMDMAPNMAKAIRRCFRNARRVVDRFHVQKLAYDAVQELRIKYRWEVLDAESKKIMESRKRGTPYEPELLPNGDTLKQLLARSRHLLFKHPSRWSESQKNRAELLFMRFPKLKQAYDLGIALGDIFNKCRDKKVAFTKLGLWHNQVENAGIASFESVARSIAAHHQYILHYFDNRSTNASAESFNAKLKAFRSVFRGVRDTTFFLYRVMKLYA; translated from the coding sequence TTGGATAGCTATCCTGTAAGCGCCCAATTGGTAGGATTATTCTTTCAAATGGACGGCAAGCAACTACAGGATCAGTACAAGAACCACCTCAGTGATTTCCATGACTGGGACCAAAAACCTCATGCTGAGAGCTGGACATTGTTTCCTGAAAACATTTCGGAACACCTGAGCATCGATGAGACCAGCTTCAGCAACGGTGAATTATATACCATTGTTAGCAGTAAATCGGCAAAAGGGCGTAAAGGAACGATTTTAGCAACTATAAAGGGTACCCAGGCTGAGGATATCATGGCTGTTCTCGAGCGAATACCCTTGCGATCCAGGAATAAGGTAAAGGAGGTGACCATGGATATGGCTCCCAACATGGCCAAGGCAATCCGTAGATGTTTCAGGAATGCCAGGCGTGTGGTCGATCGGTTCCATGTCCAAAAGTTAGCTTACGATGCCGTTCAGGAACTCCGTATCAAATATCGTTGGGAAGTCTTGGATGCAGAAAGCAAGAAGATAATGGAATCGCGAAAGCGAGGAACCCCATATGAACCCGAGTTATTGCCCAATGGCGATACGCTCAAACAGCTATTGGCTAGATCCAGACACCTCTTGTTCAAGCATCCCAGCCGATGGTCAGAAAGCCAGAAAAACCGGGCTGAATTGCTGTTCATGCGGTTTCCTAAGCTAAAACAGGCTTATGATCTTGGAATTGCCTTAGGAGACATCTTCAACAAATGCCGGGACAAAAAGGTCGCATTTACCAAACTAGGCCTGTGGCATAATCAGGTTGAGAATGCGGGCATTGCTTCCTTTGAGAGCGTAGCAAGATCCATTGCAGCTCATCATCAATACATTCTCCATTACTTCGACAACAGAAGTACTAATGCTTCCGCAGAATCATTCAATGCAAAACTCAAAGCTTTCAGAAGCGTCTTCCGTGGCGTTAGGGACACAACATTCTTCCTGTACAGAGTGATGAAATTGTATGCTTAA
- a CDS encoding 5-methylcytosine restriction system specificity protein McrC, whose translation MGIRLSEHRSYFIRLLQDEELLDDSTQVLCLNASEFERYQNVVSKSFNKSSYRFLFGRKDSFYEIKADYCIGIDWLGNTGRNLYVEPKLNTTSAEAFNQQLDQEEDGSVRDSISESGVFCELDYLKMLLKVTSVRESNVEVKDLVQIDWDVEQIPIDQKDDRLTPFLIVRFLQTLKSIVRKGLKKNYYKVQENLNNRIKGKILVGQHIKQNIYKNRFTATYCKYQVFGEDHIENRFLKKVLRFVISYVENHKVLLSSNYKVLQETIRYCRPAFELISDDVSENELNQIKHNPFYKDYKEAIHIGNHILKRFAFNITKTSSEKVATPPFWIDMPRLFEMYVFSKMIEDNPDSKRDILYQFSTYGNALDILVSKDGYQMVIDAKYKLHYQNSHLHQDIRQVAGYARLNKVRDKLNVTDDSNVDCLIIYPDIKNGTDDFTLVNIIDKREPIKVYHKVYKLGVKLPLIS comes from the coding sequence ATGGGGATTCGTCTATCGGAACACAGATCTTATTTTATTAGACTTCTTCAGGATGAAGAGCTTTTGGATGATAGTACACAAGTACTGTGTCTAAATGCTTCGGAGTTTGAAAGATATCAAAATGTTGTGTCCAAGTCATTTAATAAAAGTAGTTATCGTTTTCTTTTTGGTAGAAAAGATTCCTTTTATGAGATTAAAGCAGATTATTGCATCGGCATAGATTGGCTTGGGAATACAGGTCGAAATCTTTATGTTGAACCAAAGTTAAACACGACCTCAGCTGAAGCATTTAATCAGCAATTAGATCAAGAAGAGGACGGGTCTGTACGAGACAGCATTTCAGAAAGTGGTGTTTTTTGCGAACTTGATTATTTAAAGATGTTATTAAAAGTAACATCTGTTCGTGAAAGTAATGTAGAAGTTAAAGATTTAGTTCAAATTGATTGGGATGTAGAACAAATTCCAATTGATCAAAAAGATGATAGACTGACTCCATTTTTGATCGTTCGTTTTCTGCAAACATTGAAATCTATTGTCCGAAAGGGTTTAAAGAAAAATTATTATAAAGTTCAAGAAAATCTTAATAATCGTATTAAAGGCAAAATTCTAGTTGGTCAACATATTAAACAAAATATTTATAAAAATCGTTTTACAGCTACATATTGTAAATATCAGGTATTTGGTGAAGATCATATTGAAAATCGTTTTTTGAAGAAAGTTCTCCGATTTGTTATTAGTTATGTAGAAAATCATAAAGTTCTTCTATCCTCAAATTACAAAGTACTACAGGAAACAATAAGATATTGTAGACCAGCATTTGAATTAATATCTGATGATGTTAGTGAAAATGAATTAAATCAAATAAAACATAATCCATTTTACAAAGATTACAAAGAGGCAATTCATATCGGTAATCATATTTTAAAAAGATTTGCCTTTAATATTACGAAGACTTCTTCGGAAAAGGTCGCTACACCACCTTTTTGGATTGATATGCCTAGACTATTTGAAATGTATGTTTTCAGTAAAATGATTGAGGACAATCCTGATTCAAAGCGTGACATATTATATCAATTTTCAACTTATGGTAACGCGTTGGATATTTTGGTTTCTAAGGATGGTTATCAGATGGTCATCGATGCAAAATATAAACTTCATTACCAAAATAGTCACTTACATCAAGATATTAGACAGGTAGCTGGTTATGCACGATTAAATAAAGTTCGTGATAAACTTAATGTTACAGATGATAGCAATGTTGATTGTTTGATTATTTATCCTGATATCAAAAATGGAACTGATGATTTTACTTTAGTAAATATAATTGATAAAAGAGAACCAATTAAGGTTTATCATAAGGTATATAAGTTAGGAGTGAAGCTTCCATTAATTAGTTAA